A genomic window from Microbacterium sp. ET2 includes:
- a CDS encoding sirohydrochlorin chelatase, whose product MTPTLIACSHGTDSPAGRAAIRSIVDDLRGLLPHVDVHEAFVDVQEPALPDVLERSTRAGAAIVVPLLLSTGYHTKVDIAHAVAAHPQAAAAAHALGPHRLLTDILEDRLAAVGLRDDDAIVLAAAGSSDPAAAVDVDVTVRRLAERLGRPVTTGVASGAGPRIGSVVAAARAAGAGRVVVASYVLATGYFAGVIARAGGDVETAPLAPDERLAVIAADRYRNVLGTRAASAA is encoded by the coding sequence ATGACGCCGACCCTCATCGCCTGCTCGCACGGCACCGATTCCCCGGCAGGACGCGCGGCGATCCGGAGCATCGTCGACGACCTGCGCGGACTGCTCCCCCATGTCGACGTCCACGAGGCCTTCGTCGACGTGCAGGAGCCGGCTCTGCCCGATGTCCTGGAGCGGTCGACCCGTGCCGGCGCGGCGATCGTGGTGCCGCTCCTCCTGTCCACGGGCTACCACACGAAGGTCGACATCGCACACGCCGTCGCGGCGCATCCGCAAGCCGCGGCCGCGGCGCACGCGCTCGGACCGCATCGGCTTCTGACGGACATCCTCGAGGATCGGCTGGCCGCTGTGGGATTACGGGATGACGATGCCATCGTCCTGGCCGCGGCCGGGTCGAGCGACCCCGCGGCCGCCGTCGATGTCGACGTCACCGTCCGTCGGCTCGCGGAGCGCCTGGGGCGTCCTGTCACGACGGGCGTCGCCTCGGGCGCGGGTCCCCGCATCGGATCGGTCGTCGCCGCCGCGCGCGCGGCCGGGGCCGGTCGGGTCGTGGTCGCAAGCTACGTGCTGGCGACCGGCTATTTCGCCGGCGTCATCGCCCGCGCGGGCGGTGACGTCGAGACGGCGCCGCTTGCTCCCGATGAGCGCCTGGCTGTCATCGCCGCCGACCGCTACCGGAACGTGCTCGGTACGCGCGCGGCGTCAGCGGCGTGA
- a CDS encoding M23 family metallopeptidase: MTRRAMRARAAAQPFLINPVFSTGAVPVAGSASTTGDAADVAHSPASSVTATPAESAPVAQASVTEVPEAWAEGSSTDTDTDTAEAEGADPEHPESPATFTGGAGAILFDASTTTGPFRLLEPPMGHSVADEAPTPDADDIPDAAVHPDDEFEAAARLFCFTGETPVQNAAADDDGPVDSDAAPPAPDIAAHVAAARRRRPGRGAAFRRAATASFSVSVMGIVGLLAVATTTPAQAVAAATGAESASLSTMAPASTDLSVDPDEIQAYVAPATTENAQIARGESYETVTVADLAAASGITNFSNFYVNDPTAAIQWPFAVGVPISYGFGMRSGKMHEGLDFIPGAGSPIQAIADGTVRVASESGGAYGVHVIIDHVVDGQLVSSHYAHMEYGSMQVVPGQQVTVGTVLGRTGNTGRSFGAHTHFELLMNGTTPIDPLPWLRQHAGG; encoded by the coding sequence ATGACCCGCCGCGCGATGCGCGCCCGGGCAGCCGCTCAGCCGTTCCTCATCAACCCCGTGTTCTCGACCGGGGCCGTGCCGGTTGCCGGCTCCGCCTCGACGACCGGTGACGCCGCGGATGTCGCGCACTCGCCCGCTTCATCGGTGACGGCGACGCCCGCAGAGTCCGCCCCCGTTGCCCAGGCGAGCGTCACCGAGGTGCCCGAGGCCTGGGCGGAGGGATCGTCGACCGACACCGACACCGACACAGCCGAAGCGGAGGGTGCGGATCCCGAGCATCCCGAGTCCCCGGCCACCTTCACCGGTGGTGCCGGCGCGATCCTCTTCGACGCGTCCACGACGACCGGACCCTTCCGCCTTCTCGAGCCGCCCATGGGTCACTCGGTCGCCGACGAGGCTCCGACCCCGGATGCGGACGACATCCCCGACGCTGCCGTTCACCCGGACGACGAGTTCGAAGCCGCCGCGCGACTGTTCTGCTTCACCGGCGAGACACCGGTGCAGAACGCCGCTGCCGACGACGACGGCCCGGTCGACAGCGACGCTGCACCGCCGGCCCCCGACATCGCCGCCCACGTCGCGGCCGCTCGTCGCCGTCGCCCGGGACGCGGAGCGGCGTTCCGTCGCGCCGCCACGGCCTCCTTCTCGGTGAGCGTGATGGGGATCGTCGGTCTCCTCGCCGTCGCCACGACGACGCCCGCCCAGGCCGTGGCTGCGGCCACCGGCGCCGAATCGGCCTCGCTCTCCACGATGGCACCGGCGTCGACCGACCTCTCGGTCGACCCCGACGAGATCCAGGCCTACGTGGCTCCGGCCACCACCGAGAACGCCCAGATCGCCCGAGGCGAGAGCTACGAGACGGTGACGGTGGCCGACCTGGCCGCGGCGTCGGGAATCACGAACTTCTCGAACTTCTACGTCAACGACCCCACCGCCGCCATCCAGTGGCCCTTCGCGGTCGGCGTGCCCATCAGCTACGGCTTCGGCATGCGCTCGGGGAAGATGCACGAGGGTCTGGACTTCATCCCCGGCGCCGGATCACCGATCCAGGCGATCGCCGACGGCACCGTGCGAGTGGCGAGCGAGTCGGGTGGCGCCTACGGCGTGCACGTCATCATCGACCACGTCGTGGACGGCCAGCTGGTCTCCAGCCACTACGCGCACATGGAGTACGGCTCGATGCAGGTCGTCCCGGGTCAGCAGGTCACGGTCGGCACCGTCCTCGGTCGCACCGGCAACACCGGTCGCTCGTTCGGCGCGCACACGCACTTCGAGCTGCTCATGAACGGCACCACGCCGATCGACCCGCTGCCGTGGCTTCGGCAGCATGCGGGCGGGTGA
- a CDS encoding inositol monophosphatase family protein — MTLAAQLHDLAVDIAREAGELARRRRTEGVAIAATKSALADIVTEADREVEDLIRDRLRRERPGDGFLGEESGAAPVSHGGDSDVTWVIDPIDGTVNYAYGIPSYAVSVAAVAGGSDPEHWDALAGAVFNPASGELFHATQGEGAWLHEARLTVNAEPAAAGALLATGFGYNPATHASDLARVGRAMTIARDIRRIGAASLDLAFVAAGRLDGYFERGLQPWDFAAGALLVTEAGGRFARVEMPDAAERLLTVAAGPGVFERLLSLTTD, encoded by the coding sequence ATGACGCTTGCCGCGCAGCTTCACGATCTGGCCGTCGACATCGCCCGGGAGGCCGGGGAGCTCGCCCGTCGCCGCCGCACCGAGGGTGTCGCGATCGCCGCGACGAAGTCGGCCCTCGCGGACATCGTCACCGAGGCCGACCGCGAGGTCGAGGATCTGATCCGCGATCGGCTCCGCCGCGAGCGCCCGGGTGACGGCTTCCTCGGTGAGGAGTCGGGTGCAGCGCCGGTGTCGCACGGCGGCGACTCCGACGTCACCTGGGTCATCGATCCGATCGACGGCACGGTCAATTACGCCTACGGCATCCCGTCGTACGCGGTCAGCGTCGCCGCTGTCGCGGGCGGCAGCGACCCGGAGCACTGGGATGCCCTCGCCGGCGCCGTCTTCAACCCCGCGAGCGGGGAGCTCTTCCATGCCACCCAGGGCGAGGGTGCGTGGCTGCACGAAGCCCGGCTGACCGTCAACGCCGAACCGGCCGCCGCCGGAGCGCTCCTGGCCACCGGATTCGGTTACAACCCCGCGACCCATGCCTCCGACCTCGCACGTGTCGGCCGCGCGATGACGATCGCCCGCGACATCCGGCGTATCGGTGCCGCGTCACTCGATCTCGCTTTCGTGGCCGCGGGTCGGCTCGACGGGTACTTCGAACGCGGACTGCAGCCGTGGGATTTCGCGGCCGGCGCTCTCCTGGTGACCGAGGCGGGCGGGAGGTTCGCGCGCGTGGAGATGCCGGATGCCGCGGAGCGGCTCCTCACAGTCGCCGCCGGTCCCGGCGTCTTCGAGCGTCTGCTCTCCCTTACCACAGACTGA
- a CDS encoding phytoene desaturase family protein, which translates to MPLPRDAATHDVVIVGGGHNALVAAAYLAGSGHRVVVLERLAHVGGAAVSEEPWPGVAARLSRYSYLVSLLPRAIIDDLGLQIDLLRRRYSSYTPSPTDPSRGILVDRGDADATTRSFVRATGDPAEADRFAAFGDRLLPLARRIFPTMTEPLRPRAEVRRLVGDDELWRDVVDRPLGEMLRRSLETDLARGIALTDGLIGTFASADDATLAQNRCFLYHVIGGGTGDWDVPVGGMGQVSTELARAAREAGAEIRTGAEVTAVDPDGEVRVASHDGRSETLRGRLVLMGAGPAVLADLLRAGGAETADAATAPEGAQVKVNMLLRRLPRLRDSAVTTEAAFSGTFHINETLSQLDAAHAAASAGVLPDPLPAEIYCHSLTDPSILGPQLRAEGAQTLTLFGLQVPHRLVADRDADAARADVLAAALASLNSVLGEPIEDCLYIAPDGSPCVEVRTTADLEESLRMAGGDIFHGGLAWPWADDDADLSSPASRWGVATGHGRILLCGSGARRGGAVSGIGGHNAAMAARELLS; encoded by the coding sequence ATGCCTCTCCCCCGGGATGCCGCCACCCACGATGTCGTGATCGTCGGCGGCGGTCACAACGCCCTCGTCGCCGCCGCGTACCTCGCCGGTTCCGGTCACCGCGTCGTCGTCCTCGAACGACTCGCACACGTCGGCGGCGCCGCAGTGTCGGAGGAGCCCTGGCCCGGGGTGGCTGCCCGCCTGTCACGGTACTCCTACCTCGTGAGCCTGCTCCCCCGCGCGATCATCGACGACCTCGGACTGCAGATCGACCTGTTGCGCCGACGCTACTCGTCCTACACGCCGTCTCCCACCGACCCGTCGCGCGGCATCCTCGTCGACCGGGGCGACGCGGATGCCACGACGCGGAGCTTCGTCCGGGCGACCGGCGACCCCGCCGAGGCCGACCGGTTCGCTGCTTTCGGCGATCGGCTCCTCCCACTGGCCCGTCGGATCTTCCCCACGATGACCGAGCCGCTGCGCCCCCGTGCCGAGGTGCGCCGACTCGTCGGCGACGACGAGCTGTGGAGGGATGTCGTCGACCGGCCCCTGGGCGAGATGCTGCGTCGTTCGCTCGAGACCGACCTCGCTCGCGGGATCGCGTTGACGGACGGGCTCATCGGCACCTTCGCCTCCGCCGACGACGCGACGCTCGCGCAGAACCGCTGCTTCCTCTACCACGTCATCGGCGGCGGCACCGGGGACTGGGACGTGCCGGTCGGGGGAATGGGGCAGGTGAGCACCGAGCTCGCCCGAGCCGCCCGCGAGGCGGGAGCCGAGATCCGTACGGGCGCCGAGGTGACCGCCGTCGATCCTGACGGTGAAGTGAGGGTGGCCAGCCACGACGGGCGCAGCGAGACACTGCGGGGTCGCCTGGTGCTGATGGGCGCGGGCCCCGCGGTGCTGGCCGACCTGCTGCGCGCGGGGGGCGCGGAGACGGCGGACGCGGCGACCGCGCCCGAGGGCGCGCAGGTGAAGGTGAACATGCTGCTGCGGCGGCTCCCCCGTCTGCGCGACAGCGCGGTGACCACCGAAGCGGCCTTCTCCGGGACCTTCCACATCAACGAGACCCTGAGCCAGCTCGACGCCGCGCACGCCGCCGCCTCGGCGGGGGTGCTTCCCGATCCGCTGCCGGCGGAGATCTACTGCCATTCCCTCACCGATCCGTCTATCCTCGGCCCGCAGCTGCGCGCCGAGGGTGCACAGACGCTCACGCTCTTCGGCCTCCAGGTGCCGCATCGCCTGGTCGCGGACCGCGACGCCGACGCGGCGCGGGCGGATGTGCTGGCCGCGGCCCTGGCGTCGCTGAACTCCGTCCTCGGCGAACCGATCGAAGACTGCCTCTACATCGCGCCCGACGGATCGCCGTGCGTGGAGGTGCGCACGACCGCCGACCTGGAGGAGTCGCTGCGGATGGCCGGAGGCGACATCTTCCACGGCGGGCTCGCCTGGCCGTGGGCGGACGATGACGCCGACCTGTCGAGCCCGGCATCACGGTGGGGTGTGGCCACCGGACACGGACGCATCCTGCTGTGCGGATCGGGCGCGCGACGTGGGGGCGCCGTCAGCGGGATCGGCGGGCACAACGCCGCGATGGCGGCGCGAGAACTCCTCAGCTGA